In the Calonectris borealis chromosome 11, bCalBor7.hap1.2, whole genome shotgun sequence genome, one interval contains:
- the BNIP2 gene encoding BCL2/adenovirus E1B 19 kDa protein-interacting protein 2 isoform X7, translated as MEGVEFKEEWQDEDFPRPLPEDDPVESDILAAAGTEGEAEVNGTKVRKKLMAPDISLTLDHSEESVLSDDLDESGEIDLDDLDTPSENSNEFEWEDDLPKPKTTDVIRKGSLTEYTAAEEKDDGRRWRMFRIGEQDHRVDMKAIEPYKKVISHGGYYGDGLNAIVVFAVCFMPESSQPNYRYLMDNLFKYVIGTLELLVAENYMIVYLNGATTRRKMPSLGWLRKCYQQIDRRLRKNLKSLIIVHPSWFIRTLLAITKPFIRVDQELNGKQEQKSEQ; from the exons ATGGAAGGTGTTGAGTTTAAGGAAGAATGGCAAGATGAAGATTTTccaag GCCCCTGCCGGAGGATGATCCTGTTGAGTCAGATATATTGGCTGCAGCTGGAACGGAAGGTGAAGCTG aggtTAATGGAACCAAAGTGAGGAAGAAACTAATGGCTCCAGATATTAGCTTAACTTTGGATCACAGTGAGGAATCTGTTTTGTCTGATGACTTGGATGAGAGTGGAGAGATTGATTTGGACGATTTAGATACTCCTTCAGAAAATAGCAATGAGTTTGAATGGGAAG ATGATcttccaaaaccaaaaactaCTGATGTAATTAGGAAAGGATCACTTACTGAATACACTGCGGCAGAGGAGAAAGATGACGGTCGACGCTGGCGAATGTTTAGGATTGGAGAACAGGACCATAGGGTGGACATGAAGGCAATTGAACCATATAAAAAAGTTATCAGTCATGGTG GTTATTATGGTGATGGGTTAAATGCCATTGTTGTGTTTGCTGTTTGCTTTATGCCTGAAAGCAGCCAGCCTAACTACAGATACCTAATGGACAATCTATTTAA ATATGTAATTGGCACTTTAGAGCTGTTAGTAGCAGAGAACTACATGATAGTTTACCTGAACGGTGCAACAACACGGAGAAAAATGCCAAGTTTAGGCTGGCTTAGGAAATGTTACCAGCAAATTGATAGAAG GTTaaggaaaaatctgaaatcatTAATCATAGTTCATCCTTCTTGGTTCATCAGGACACTTCTGGCCATCACAAAACCTTTTATTAG AGTTGACCAAGAGCTGAATGGAAAACAGGAGCAGAAAAGTGAACAATAA
- the BNIP2 gene encoding BCL2/adenovirus E1B 19 kDa protein-interacting protein 2 isoform X3 translates to MEGVEFKEEWQDEDFPRPLPEDDPVESDILAAAGTEGEAEVNGTKVRKKLMAPDISLTLDHSEESVLSDDLDESGEIDLDDLDTPSENSNEFEWEDDLPKPKTTDVIRKGSLTEYTAAEEKDDGRRWRMFRIGEQDHRVDMKAIEPYKKVISHGGYYGDGLNAIVVFAVCFMPESSQPNYRYLMDNLFKYVIGTLELLVAENYMIVYLNGATTRRKMPSLGWLRKCYQQIDRRLRKNLKSLIIVHPSWFIRTLLAITKPFISSKFSQKIRYVFTLAELAELIPMEYVGIPECIKQVDQELNGKQEQKSEQ, encoded by the exons ATGGAAGGTGTTGAGTTTAAGGAAGAATGGCAAGATGAAGATTTTccaag GCCCCTGCCGGAGGATGATCCTGTTGAGTCAGATATATTGGCTGCAGCTGGAACGGAAGGTGAAGCTG aggtTAATGGAACCAAAGTGAGGAAGAAACTAATGGCTCCAGATATTAGCTTAACTTTGGATCACAGTGAGGAATCTGTTTTGTCTGATGACTTGGATGAGAGTGGAGAGATTGATTTGGACGATTTAGATACTCCTTCAGAAAATAGCAATGAGTTTGAATGGGAAG ATGATcttccaaaaccaaaaactaCTGATGTAATTAGGAAAGGATCACTTACTGAATACACTGCGGCAGAGGAGAAAGATGACGGTCGACGCTGGCGAATGTTTAGGATTGGAGAACAGGACCATAGGGTGGACATGAAGGCAATTGAACCATATAAAAAAGTTATCAGTCATGGTG GTTATTATGGTGATGGGTTAAATGCCATTGTTGTGTTTGCTGTTTGCTTTATGCCTGAAAGCAGCCAGCCTAACTACAGATACCTAATGGACAATCTATTTAA ATATGTAATTGGCACTTTAGAGCTGTTAGTAGCAGAGAACTACATGATAGTTTACCTGAACGGTGCAACAACACGGAGAAAAATGCCAAGTTTAGGCTGGCTTAGGAAATGTTACCAGCAAATTGATAGAAG GTTaaggaaaaatctgaaatcatTAATCATAGTTCATCCTTCTTGGTTCATCAGGACACTTCTGGCCATCACAAAACCTTTTATTAG CTCAAAATTCAGCCAAAAAATTAGGTATGTCTTTACCCTGGCAGAACTAGCTGAACTCATCCCCATGGAATACGTTGGCATCCCAGAATGCATAAAACA AGTTGACCAAGAGCTGAATGGAAAACAGGAGCAGAAAAGTGAACAATAA
- the BNIP2 gene encoding BCL2/adenovirus E1B 19 kDa protein-interacting protein 2 isoform X1, which translates to MEGVEFKEEWQDEDFPRPLPEDDPVESDILAAAGTEGEAEVNGTKVRKKLMAPDISLTLDHSEESVLSDDLDESGEIDLDDLDTPSENSNEFEWEDDLPKPKTTDVIRKGSLTEYTAAEEKDDGRRWRMFRIGEQDHRVDMKAIEPYKKVISHGGYYGDGLNAIVVFAVCFMPESSQPNYRYLMDNLFKYVIGTLELLVAENYMIVYLNGATTRRKMPSLGWLRKCYQQIDRRLRKNLKSLIIVHPSWFIRTLLAITKPFISSKFSQKIRYVFTLAELAELIPMEYVGIPECIKQYEEEKFRKKQKRVDQELNGKQEQKSEQ; encoded by the exons ATGGAAGGTGTTGAGTTTAAGGAAGAATGGCAAGATGAAGATTTTccaag GCCCCTGCCGGAGGATGATCCTGTTGAGTCAGATATATTGGCTGCAGCTGGAACGGAAGGTGAAGCTG aggtTAATGGAACCAAAGTGAGGAAGAAACTAATGGCTCCAGATATTAGCTTAACTTTGGATCACAGTGAGGAATCTGTTTTGTCTGATGACTTGGATGAGAGTGGAGAGATTGATTTGGACGATTTAGATACTCCTTCAGAAAATAGCAATGAGTTTGAATGGGAAG ATGATcttccaaaaccaaaaactaCTGATGTAATTAGGAAAGGATCACTTACTGAATACACTGCGGCAGAGGAGAAAGATGACGGTCGACGCTGGCGAATGTTTAGGATTGGAGAACAGGACCATAGGGTGGACATGAAGGCAATTGAACCATATAAAAAAGTTATCAGTCATGGTG GTTATTATGGTGATGGGTTAAATGCCATTGTTGTGTTTGCTGTTTGCTTTATGCCTGAAAGCAGCCAGCCTAACTACAGATACCTAATGGACAATCTATTTAA ATATGTAATTGGCACTTTAGAGCTGTTAGTAGCAGAGAACTACATGATAGTTTACCTGAACGGTGCAACAACACGGAGAAAAATGCCAAGTTTAGGCTGGCTTAGGAAATGTTACCAGCAAATTGATAGAAG GTTaaggaaaaatctgaaatcatTAATCATAGTTCATCCTTCTTGGTTCATCAGGACACTTCTGGCCATCACAAAACCTTTTATTAG CTCAAAATTCAGCCAAAAAATTAGGTATGTCTTTACCCTGGCAGAACTAGCTGAACTCATCCCCATGGAATACGTTGGCATCCCAGAATGCATAAAACA GTATGAAGAAGAAAAGtttagaaagaaacagaaaag AGTTGACCAAGAGCTGAATGGAAAACAGGAGCAGAAAAGTGAACAATAA
- the BNIP2 gene encoding BCL2/adenovirus E1B 19 kDa protein-interacting protein 2 isoform X8, protein MEGVEFKEEWQDEDFPRPLPEDDPVESDILAAAGTEGEAEVNGTKVRKKLMAPDISLTLDHSEESVLSDDLDESGEIDLDDLDTPSENSNEFEWEDDLPKPKTTDVIRKGSLTEYTAAEEKDDGRRWRMFRIGEQDHRVDMKAIEPYKKVISHGGYYGDGLNAIVVFAVCFMPESSQPNYRYLMDNLFKYVIGTLELLVAENYMIVYLNGATTRRKMPSLGWLRKCYQQIDRRVDQELNGKQEQKSEQ, encoded by the exons ATGGAAGGTGTTGAGTTTAAGGAAGAATGGCAAGATGAAGATTTTccaag GCCCCTGCCGGAGGATGATCCTGTTGAGTCAGATATATTGGCTGCAGCTGGAACGGAAGGTGAAGCTG aggtTAATGGAACCAAAGTGAGGAAGAAACTAATGGCTCCAGATATTAGCTTAACTTTGGATCACAGTGAGGAATCTGTTTTGTCTGATGACTTGGATGAGAGTGGAGAGATTGATTTGGACGATTTAGATACTCCTTCAGAAAATAGCAATGAGTTTGAATGGGAAG ATGATcttccaaaaccaaaaactaCTGATGTAATTAGGAAAGGATCACTTACTGAATACACTGCGGCAGAGGAGAAAGATGACGGTCGACGCTGGCGAATGTTTAGGATTGGAGAACAGGACCATAGGGTGGACATGAAGGCAATTGAACCATATAAAAAAGTTATCAGTCATGGTG GTTATTATGGTGATGGGTTAAATGCCATTGTTGTGTTTGCTGTTTGCTTTATGCCTGAAAGCAGCCAGCCTAACTACAGATACCTAATGGACAATCTATTTAA ATATGTAATTGGCACTTTAGAGCTGTTAGTAGCAGAGAACTACATGATAGTTTACCTGAACGGTGCAACAACACGGAGAAAAATGCCAAGTTTAGGCTGGCTTAGGAAATGTTACCAGCAAATTGATAGAAG AGTTGACCAAGAGCTGAATGGAAAACAGGAGCAGAAAAGTGAACAATAA
- the BNIP2 gene encoding BCL2/adenovirus E1B 19 kDa protein-interacting protein 2 isoform X5 has translation MEGVEFKEEWQDEDFPRPLPEDDPVESDILAAAGTEGEAEVNGTKVRKKLMAPDISLTLDHSEESVLSDDLDESGEIDLDDLDTPSENSNEFEWEDDLPKPKTTDVIRKGSLTEYTAAEEKDDGRRWRMFRIGEQDHRVDMKAIEPYKKVISHGGYYGDGLNAIVVFAVCFMPESSQPNYRYLMDNLFKYVIGTLELLVAENYMIVYLNGATTRRKMPSLGWLRKCYQQIDRSSKFSQKIRYVFTLAELAELIPMEYVGIPECIKQYEEEKFRKKQKRVDQELNGKQEQKSEQ, from the exons ATGGAAGGTGTTGAGTTTAAGGAAGAATGGCAAGATGAAGATTTTccaag GCCCCTGCCGGAGGATGATCCTGTTGAGTCAGATATATTGGCTGCAGCTGGAACGGAAGGTGAAGCTG aggtTAATGGAACCAAAGTGAGGAAGAAACTAATGGCTCCAGATATTAGCTTAACTTTGGATCACAGTGAGGAATCTGTTTTGTCTGATGACTTGGATGAGAGTGGAGAGATTGATTTGGACGATTTAGATACTCCTTCAGAAAATAGCAATGAGTTTGAATGGGAAG ATGATcttccaaaaccaaaaactaCTGATGTAATTAGGAAAGGATCACTTACTGAATACACTGCGGCAGAGGAGAAAGATGACGGTCGACGCTGGCGAATGTTTAGGATTGGAGAACAGGACCATAGGGTGGACATGAAGGCAATTGAACCATATAAAAAAGTTATCAGTCATGGTG GTTATTATGGTGATGGGTTAAATGCCATTGTTGTGTTTGCTGTTTGCTTTATGCCTGAAAGCAGCCAGCCTAACTACAGATACCTAATGGACAATCTATTTAA ATATGTAATTGGCACTTTAGAGCTGTTAGTAGCAGAGAACTACATGATAGTTTACCTGAACGGTGCAACAACACGGAGAAAAATGCCAAGTTTAGGCTGGCTTAGGAAATGTTACCAGCAAATTGATAGAAG CTCAAAATTCAGCCAAAAAATTAGGTATGTCTTTACCCTGGCAGAACTAGCTGAACTCATCCCCATGGAATACGTTGGCATCCCAGAATGCATAAAACA GTATGAAGAAGAAAAGtttagaaagaaacagaaaag AGTTGACCAAGAGCTGAATGGAAAACAGGAGCAGAAAAGTGAACAATAA
- the BNIP2 gene encoding BCL2/adenovirus E1B 19 kDa protein-interacting protein 2 isoform X6: protein MEGVEFKEEWQDEDFPRPLPEDDPVESDILAAAGTEGEAEVNGTKVRKKLMAPDISLTLDHSEESVLSDDLDESGEIDLDDLDTPSENSNEFEWEDDLPKPKTTDVIRKGSLTEYTAAEEKDDGRRWRMFRIGEQDHRVDMKAIEPYKKVISHGGYYGDGLNAIVVFAVCFMPESSQPNYRYLMDNLFKYVIGTLELLVAENYMIVYLNGATTRRKMPSLGWLRKCYQQIDRRLRKNLKSLIIVHPSWFIRTLLAITKPFIRYEEEKFRKKQKRVDQELNGKQEQKSEQ from the exons ATGGAAGGTGTTGAGTTTAAGGAAGAATGGCAAGATGAAGATTTTccaag GCCCCTGCCGGAGGATGATCCTGTTGAGTCAGATATATTGGCTGCAGCTGGAACGGAAGGTGAAGCTG aggtTAATGGAACCAAAGTGAGGAAGAAACTAATGGCTCCAGATATTAGCTTAACTTTGGATCACAGTGAGGAATCTGTTTTGTCTGATGACTTGGATGAGAGTGGAGAGATTGATTTGGACGATTTAGATACTCCTTCAGAAAATAGCAATGAGTTTGAATGGGAAG ATGATcttccaaaaccaaaaactaCTGATGTAATTAGGAAAGGATCACTTACTGAATACACTGCGGCAGAGGAGAAAGATGACGGTCGACGCTGGCGAATGTTTAGGATTGGAGAACAGGACCATAGGGTGGACATGAAGGCAATTGAACCATATAAAAAAGTTATCAGTCATGGTG GTTATTATGGTGATGGGTTAAATGCCATTGTTGTGTTTGCTGTTTGCTTTATGCCTGAAAGCAGCCAGCCTAACTACAGATACCTAATGGACAATCTATTTAA ATATGTAATTGGCACTTTAGAGCTGTTAGTAGCAGAGAACTACATGATAGTTTACCTGAACGGTGCAACAACACGGAGAAAAATGCCAAGTTTAGGCTGGCTTAGGAAATGTTACCAGCAAATTGATAGAAG GTTaaggaaaaatctgaaatcatTAATCATAGTTCATCCTTCTTGGTTCATCAGGACACTTCTGGCCATCACAAAACCTTTTATTAG GTATGAAGAAGAAAAGtttagaaagaaacagaaaag AGTTGACCAAGAGCTGAATGGAAAACAGGAGCAGAAAAGTGAACAATAA
- the BNIP2 gene encoding BCL2/adenovirus E1B 19 kDa protein-interacting protein 2 isoform X2 — protein MEGVEFKEEWQDEDFPRPLPEDDPVESDILAAAGTEGEAEVNGTKVRKKLMAPDISLTLDHSEESVLSDDLDESGEIDLDDLDTPSENSNEFEWEDDLPKPKTTDVIRKGSLTEYTAAEEKDDGRRWRMFRIGEQDHRVDMKAIEPYKKVISHGGYYGDGLNAIVVFAVCFMPESSQPNYRYLMDNLFKYVIGTLELLVAENYMIVYLNGATTRRKMPSLGWLRKCYQQIDRRLRKNLKSLIIVHPSWFIRTLLAITKPFISSKFSQKIRYVFTLAELAELIPMEYVGIPECIKQGYMDSQLYLQEAKVVLLYDSD, from the exons ATGGAAGGTGTTGAGTTTAAGGAAGAATGGCAAGATGAAGATTTTccaag GCCCCTGCCGGAGGATGATCCTGTTGAGTCAGATATATTGGCTGCAGCTGGAACGGAAGGTGAAGCTG aggtTAATGGAACCAAAGTGAGGAAGAAACTAATGGCTCCAGATATTAGCTTAACTTTGGATCACAGTGAGGAATCTGTTTTGTCTGATGACTTGGATGAGAGTGGAGAGATTGATTTGGACGATTTAGATACTCCTTCAGAAAATAGCAATGAGTTTGAATGGGAAG ATGATcttccaaaaccaaaaactaCTGATGTAATTAGGAAAGGATCACTTACTGAATACACTGCGGCAGAGGAGAAAGATGACGGTCGACGCTGGCGAATGTTTAGGATTGGAGAACAGGACCATAGGGTGGACATGAAGGCAATTGAACCATATAAAAAAGTTATCAGTCATGGTG GTTATTATGGTGATGGGTTAAATGCCATTGTTGTGTTTGCTGTTTGCTTTATGCCTGAAAGCAGCCAGCCTAACTACAGATACCTAATGGACAATCTATTTAA ATATGTAATTGGCACTTTAGAGCTGTTAGTAGCAGAGAACTACATGATAGTTTACCTGAACGGTGCAACAACACGGAGAAAAATGCCAAGTTTAGGCTGGCTTAGGAAATGTTACCAGCAAATTGATAGAAG GTTaaggaaaaatctgaaatcatTAATCATAGTTCATCCTTCTTGGTTCATCAGGACACTTCTGGCCATCACAAAACCTTTTATTAG CTCAAAATTCAGCCAAAAAATTAGGTATGTCTTTACCCTGGCAGAACTAGCTGAACTCATCCCCATGGAATACGTTGGCATCCCAGAATGCATAAAACA GGGATACATGGATTCTCAACTGTATCTTCAAGAGGCAAAAGTAGTGCTTCTGTATGACTCGGATTAA
- the BNIP2 gene encoding BCL2/adenovirus E1B 19 kDa protein-interacting protein 2 isoform X4 produces MEGVEFKEEWQDEDFPRPLPEDDPVESDILAAAGTEGEAEVNGTKVRKKLMAPDISLTLDHSEESVLSDDLDESGEIDLDDLDTPSENSNEFEWEDDLPKPKTTDVIRKGSLTEYTAAEEKDDGRRWRMFRIGEQDHRVDMKAIEPYKKVISHGGYYGDGLNAIVVFAVCFMPESSQPNYRYLMDNLFKYVIGTLELLVAENYMIVYLNGATTRRKMPSLGWLRKCYQQIDRRLRKNLKSLIIVHPSWFIRTLLAITKPFISSKFSQKIRYVFTLAELAELIPMEYVGIPECIKQ; encoded by the exons ATGGAAGGTGTTGAGTTTAAGGAAGAATGGCAAGATGAAGATTTTccaag GCCCCTGCCGGAGGATGATCCTGTTGAGTCAGATATATTGGCTGCAGCTGGAACGGAAGGTGAAGCTG aggtTAATGGAACCAAAGTGAGGAAGAAACTAATGGCTCCAGATATTAGCTTAACTTTGGATCACAGTGAGGAATCTGTTTTGTCTGATGACTTGGATGAGAGTGGAGAGATTGATTTGGACGATTTAGATACTCCTTCAGAAAATAGCAATGAGTTTGAATGGGAAG ATGATcttccaaaaccaaaaactaCTGATGTAATTAGGAAAGGATCACTTACTGAATACACTGCGGCAGAGGAGAAAGATGACGGTCGACGCTGGCGAATGTTTAGGATTGGAGAACAGGACCATAGGGTGGACATGAAGGCAATTGAACCATATAAAAAAGTTATCAGTCATGGTG GTTATTATGGTGATGGGTTAAATGCCATTGTTGTGTTTGCTGTTTGCTTTATGCCTGAAAGCAGCCAGCCTAACTACAGATACCTAATGGACAATCTATTTAA ATATGTAATTGGCACTTTAGAGCTGTTAGTAGCAGAGAACTACATGATAGTTTACCTGAACGGTGCAACAACACGGAGAAAAATGCCAAGTTTAGGCTGGCTTAGGAAATGTTACCAGCAAATTGATAGAAG GTTaaggaaaaatctgaaatcatTAATCATAGTTCATCCTTCTTGGTTCATCAGGACACTTCTGGCCATCACAAAACCTTTTATTAG CTCAAAATTCAGCCAAAAAATTAGGTATGTCTTTACCCTGGCAGAACTAGCTGAACTCATCCCCATGGAATACGTTGGCATCCCAGAATGCATAAAACA GTGA